The Tripterygium wilfordii isolate XIE 37 chromosome 17, ASM1340144v1, whole genome shotgun sequence genome has a window encoding:
- the LOC119982373 gene encoding chaperone protein dnaJ A7A, chloroplastic-like, with protein MLAQSCIRPPIMLLPDVTNKLQPRLSCTFTKTRPLGFSSSGILSQISLHELIHSDSSKRRRHHMRNHLIVKASRDYYSVLGVSKNANKTEIKSAYRKLARVYHPDVNKESGAEDKFKEIGNAYEVLSDDQKRSIYDNYGEDGLKGSNMGMGDFGNPFDLFSSIFDGMNLNYDGPGNMVYDGEDLIYNLVLPFKEAVFGVEKEIEISRLESCSTCDGSGVKPGTTPYTCNMCGGQGQVVSSARTPLGIFQQVTTCSACNGTGEISTACNTCGGSNGRISKSKRITLKVPAGVDSSSRLRVRSEGNAGIKGGNPGDLFVVIEVLSDPILKRDDANILYTCKISYVDAILGTTIKVPTVDGTVELKIPAGTQPGAVLVMAKKGVPLLNKKNKRGDQLVKVQVQIPKRLKIEEKQLIQELADLNKSKVLNSRR; from the exons ATGCTGGCTCAGAGTTGCATTCGGCCGCCAATTATGTTATTGCCTGATGTGACAAACAAGCTGCAGCCAAGGCTATCTTG CACCTTCACCAAGACAAGACCTCTTGGGTTCTCAAGTTCTGGCATACTTTCTCAAATTTCATTACATGAGTTAATCCACTCAGACTCATCTAAAAGGCGACGTCATCATATGAGAAACCATCTCATTGTTAAAGCTTCTAGG GATTACTATTCTGTTCTTGGGGTATCAAAAAATGCTAACAAAACTGAAATCAAGAGTG cTTATCGCAAGCTTGCCAGGGTTTACCATCCTGACGTGAACAA GGAATCTGGAGCTGAAGATAAATTCAAGGAGATTGGCAATGCATATGAG GTTTTGTCCGATGATCAGAAGCGTTCCATATATGACAACTATGGAGAGGACGGGCTTAAAGGTTCAAACATGGGCATGGGG GACTTTGGAAACCCGTTTGATTTATTTTCCTCGATCTTCGATGGGATGAACCTAAATTACGACGGCCCTGGAAATATGGTGTATGATGGTGAAGATCTTATTTACAATCTGGTCTTACCCTTCAAGGAAGCTGTTTTTGGGGTGGAGAAGGAGATTGAAATATCTCGATTAGAAAGCTGCAGCACCTGTGATGGATCAGGTGTCAAACCAGGGACCACCCCATATACTTGTAACATGTGTGGTGGACAAGGACAAGTCGTTTCATCAGCAAGGACACCACTCGGCATTTTTCAGCAGGTAACAACCTGTTCTGCTTGTAACGGGACTGGGGAGATCTCGACTGCTTGCAACACATGTGGTGGCAGTAATGGGCGTATAAGCAAATCAAAACGGATTACCCTGAAGGTCCCCGCTGGGGTTGATTCTAGTAGTCGGCTGAGGGTAAGATCAGAAGGTAATGCTGGAATAAAAGGTGGGAATCCAGGTGATCTCTTTGTTGTAATCGAGGTGCTTTCAGACCCTATCCTGAAACGCGACGACGCAAACATTCTTTACACCTGCAAGATTTCTTATGTTGATGCAATTCTGGGAACAACTATCAAGGTTCCCACCGTCGATGGAACGGTTGAACTGAAGATCCCAGCCGGTACTCAACCAGGAGCCGTACTGGTGATGGCAAAGAAGGGTGTTCCTTTGCTgaacaaaaagaacaagagaggGGATCAGCTGGTAAAGGTGCAAGTGCAGATCCCGAAACGGCTCAAGATTGAAGAGAAGCAGCTTATTCAAGAGCTTGCAGACCTTAACAAGTCCAAAGTTCTTAACAGTAGGAGATAA